In Chloroflexota bacterium, one DNA window encodes the following:
- a CDS encoding ABC transporter substrate-binding protein, protein METTWAIKPTAKWHDGEPVTAEDFIFTAMVAQDRTQPMAQDQAFKFVESVDSADPHTLVVTWKSTYVDADKLFTQTVNTRNLPMPQHLLGPVYSQDKTTFTDSPYFGAEYVGAGPFRLKDWTLGTHVVLSANDAYVLGRPKIDEIEIKFILDTNTMISNLLAGALDLSLGRGLTPEQAIEIRNKWTDGRVDAGLQNTTSLYPNLYDPDPAALKDARFRRALLTGLDRQEMVDSLLGGLVPVADSIFSPDDPEYKDLQSSMVRYPFDPRKATEMLDEMGLAKGADGFYADSSGKRISVEVRTRAHPLREKVQQVIADEWAKIGIEGAPLVVPEQRISDRVYQATFPGFYFRFGGPDQLVDWQSKEAPTAENGYVGRNPIRYQNADYDALITKLVTTIPKDERLKTMAEMVHWETDQLLLLTLYHEPEPVLISNRLKNVGGRRGYNIQAWNAQDWDVAQ, encoded by the coding sequence ATGGAGACGACGTGGGCGATCAAGCCCACGGCCAAGTGGCACGACGGGGAGCCGGTGACGGCCGAGGACTTCATCTTTACGGCCATGGTGGCGCAGGACAGGACGCAGCCGATGGCGCAGGACCAGGCGTTCAAGTTCGTCGAGTCCGTCGACTCGGCAGACCCGCACACCCTGGTCGTCACCTGGAAATCAACGTACGTGGACGCGGACAAGCTCTTCACCCAGACGGTGAACACGCGAAATCTGCCGATGCCCCAGCACCTCCTCGGGCCGGTTTACAGCCAGGACAAGACGACCTTTACGGACAGCCCCTACTTCGGGGCGGAGTACGTCGGGGCGGGACCCTTCCGCCTAAAGGACTGGACGCTCGGCACGCACGTCGTCCTCAGCGCGAACGACGCCTACGTGCTCGGGCGGCCGAAGATCGACGAGATCGAGATCAAATTTATCCTCGACACGAACACCATGATCTCCAACCTCCTGGCCGGGGCCTTGGATCTGTCTCTCGGTCGGGGTCTCACGCCTGAGCAGGCGATCGAGATTCGCAACAAGTGGACCGACGGGCGCGTCGACGCGGGCCTGCAGAACACGACGTCGCTGTATCCGAACCTGTACGACCCGGACCCCGCGGCCCTCAAAGACGCCCGGTTCCGTCGCGCGCTCCTCACCGGCCTCGACCGTCAGGAGATGGTGGATAGCCTTCTCGGCGGACTGGTGCCCGTGGCGGACAGCATCTTCAGCCCGGACGACCCCGAGTACAAGGACCTGCAATCCTCGATGGTTCGCTACCCGTTCGACCCGCGCAAGGCGACCGAGATGCTCGACGAGATGGGGTTGGCGAAGGGGGCTGACGGCTTCTACGCGGATTCCAGCGGAAAGCGCATCAGCGTCGAGGTCCGCACGCGGGCGCACCCGCTACGGGAGAAGGTGCAGCAGGTCATCGCAGACGAGTGGGCGAAGATCGGGATCGAGGGCGCGCCGCTCGTCGTCCCCGAGCAGCGGATCTCCGATCGGGTGTACCAGGCGACGTTCCCGGGCTTCTACTTCCGCTTCGGTGGTCCGGACCAGCTCGTCGATTGGCAGAGTAAGGAGGCGCCGACCGCGGAGAACGGCTACGTCGGGCGGAACCCGATCCGCTATCAGAACGCCGACTACGATGCGCTGATCACGAAGCTCGTCACGACGATCCCGAAGGACGAGCGGCTGAAGACGATGGCCGAGATGGTGCACTGGGAGACGGACCAGCTTCTGCTGCTAAC